Proteins encoded in a region of the Fusobacterium sp. FSA-380-WT-3A genome:
- a CDS encoding GTP-binding protein, protein MAKEKFDRSKPHVNIGTIGHVDHGKTTTTAAISKVLSDKGLAERVDFDKIDVAPEERERGITINTAHIEYTTEKRHYAHVDCPGHADYVKNMITGAAQMDGAILVVSAADGPMPQT, encoded by the coding sequence ATGGCAAAAGAAAAATTTGACAGAAGCAAACCCCATGTAAACATTGGTACAATAGGACACGTTGACCATGGAAAAACAACAACAACAGCAGCAATATCAAAAGTATTATCAGACAAAGGACTAGCTGAAAGAGTAGATTTTGATAAAATCGACGTTGCTCCAGAAGAAAGAGAAAGAGGAATAACTATCAACACAGCTCACATTGAGTATACAACAGAAAAAAGACACTATGCACACGTTGACTGTCCAGGACATGCTGACTATGTAAAAAACATGATTACAGGAGCAGCTCAAATGGATGGAGCAATCCTAGTTGTATCAGCAGCTGATGGACCAATGCCTCAAACAAG